One window of Cryptosporangium minutisporangium genomic DNA carries:
- a CDS encoding acetylornithine transaminase encodes MTGPQTAPAAPPATGQGISARWRAALMDNYGTPSTALVKGEGATVWDDQGREYVDLYAGIAVNVLGHAHPAIVEAVSAQVATLGHVSNLFASVPAVTLAERLLSLAGRDGRVYFCNSGAEANEAAFKLSRRTGKHHVVAAQGGFHGRTMGALALTGQPTKRDPFLPLPGDVTHVPYGDVDALANAVTDETAMVILEPTLGEAGVIPSPPGYLQKAREITSAHQALLVLDEVQTGIGRTGYWFAHQADGVQPDVVTLAKGLGGGLPLGACIAFGEAAELLGPGSHGSTFGGNPVCCAAALAVLDTIVADDLLARAKHLGERLRAGIENLEDVAEVRGSGALLGVVLTDPVAKSAEAALAEAGFLVNAVAPGVLRLAPPLVLTDQQADAFLAALPAALAAATTSEKRPR; translated from the coding sequence ATGACCGGCCCGCAGACTGCACCCGCGGCTCCGCCCGCGACCGGTCAGGGCATCTCCGCCCGCTGGCGCGCCGCGCTGATGGACAACTACGGCACCCCGTCGACCGCCCTGGTCAAGGGAGAGGGCGCGACGGTCTGGGACGACCAGGGTCGCGAGTACGTCGACCTCTACGCCGGAATTGCGGTCAACGTCCTCGGCCACGCGCACCCGGCGATCGTCGAGGCGGTCTCCGCGCAGGTCGCGACGCTGGGCCACGTCTCCAACCTGTTCGCCTCCGTCCCGGCCGTGACGTTGGCCGAGCGCCTGCTCTCGCTGGCCGGTCGCGACGGGCGCGTCTACTTCTGCAACTCGGGCGCGGAGGCCAACGAGGCCGCGTTCAAGCTGTCCCGCCGGACCGGCAAGCACCACGTGGTCGCCGCGCAGGGTGGGTTCCACGGCCGGACGATGGGTGCGCTCGCGCTCACCGGCCAGCCGACCAAGCGCGACCCGTTCCTGCCGCTGCCCGGCGACGTCACACACGTCCCGTACGGCGATGTCGACGCACTGGCGAACGCCGTCACCGACGAGACCGCGATGGTGATCCTCGAGCCGACGCTCGGCGAGGCAGGCGTGATCCCGTCCCCGCCTGGCTACCTGCAGAAAGCCCGTGAGATCACGAGCGCACACCAGGCGCTGCTCGTCCTCGACGAGGTGCAGACCGGCATCGGCCGCACCGGATACTGGTTCGCCCACCAGGCCGACGGCGTCCAGCCGGACGTCGTGACGCTCGCCAAGGGCCTCGGCGGCGGCCTGCCGCTCGGCGCGTGCATCGCGTTCGGCGAGGCGGCGGAGCTGCTCGGCCCGGGCAGCCACGGCTCGACGTTCGGCGGCAACCCGGTCTGCTGCGCGGCCGCGCTGGCGGTGCTCGACACGATCGTCGCCGACGACCTGCTCGCCCGCGCCAAGCATCTGGGGGAGCGGCTGCGCGCCGGCATCGAGAACCTCGAAGACGTCGCCGAGGTCCGGGGGAGCGGCGCGCTGCTCGGCGTCGTCCTCACCGATCCGGTGGCGAAGAGCGCCGAGGCGGCGCTCGCCGAGGCGGGTTTCCTGGTCAACGCGGTGGCTCCCGGCGTGCTGCGGCTCGCCCCGCCGTTGGTCCTCACCGACCAGCAGGCCGACGCTTTCCTCGCGGCCCTCCCCGCCGCACTCGCCGCCGCAACGACTTCAGAAAAGAGACCGCGGTGA